One [Clostridium] saccharolyticum WM1 DNA segment encodes these proteins:
- a CDS encoding DUF1858 domain-containing protein: MQIQKDMLIGALLEMDENIAPMLMRAGMHCLGCPASQGESLEEACQVHGIDCDVLVSQINEVLADR; this comes from the coding sequence ATGCAGATCCAGAAGGATATGTTAATAGGCGCACTGCTTGAGATGGACGAGAACATTGCACCTATGTTAATGCGCGCAGGTATGCATTGCCTCGGCTGCCCGGCATCTCAGGGTGAGTCCCTGGAGGAAGCCTGCCAGGTTCATGGAATAGACTGTGATGTTCTGGTTTCCCAGATTAACGAAGTGTTGGCAGACAGATAG
- the melA gene encoding alpha-glucosidase/alpha-galactosidase, protein MVKITFMGAGSTIFARNVLGDCMCTPVLSDAQIALYDIDPVRLADSELILNAINKNVNQGRADIKTYLGVENRKKALSGATFVVNAIQVGGYDPCTIIDFEIPKKYGLRQTIADTLGIGGIMRGLRTIPVMEDFARDMEEVCPDAYFLNYTNPMAILTGYMQRYTSIKTIGLCHSVQVCSETLLKELDMEDKLEGRTELIAGINHMAWLLKLHDKAGNDLYPMIRQKALEKNQMEKHKDMVRLEYISHLGYYCTESSEHNAEYNPLFIKSGYPDMIDEFQIPLDEYPRRCIKQINEWEAEKNSILNHGEITHTRSREYASYIMEAILTNKPYKIGASVLNQGLIHNLPADACVEVPCLVDGSGITPCHVGRIPTQLAAMNMTNINPQLLTIEAAHTRDRKTIYQAAMLDPHTAAELSLKDIRSMVDELIEAHGDYMKMYR, encoded by the coding sequence ATGGTAAAAATAACTTTTATGGGCGCTGGAAGCACGATATTTGCCAGAAATGTACTGGGCGACTGCATGTGCACACCGGTACTTTCTGATGCTCAGATCGCCCTATACGACATTGACCCGGTCCGGCTTGCTGATTCAGAGCTGATTCTTAATGCAATCAACAAAAATGTGAATCAGGGGCGGGCTGACATAAAAACTTATCTGGGAGTGGAAAACCGGAAAAAGGCACTGTCCGGCGCCACCTTTGTCGTGAACGCCATCCAGGTAGGCGGATATGATCCCTGTACCATCATTGACTTTGAGATCCCTAAAAAGTATGGCTTAAGGCAGACCATCGCGGATACCCTTGGGATCGGCGGCATCATGAGGGGATTAAGGACCATTCCTGTTATGGAGGATTTTGCCAGAGACATGGAAGAAGTTTGTCCTGATGCATATTTCTTAAATTATACCAATCCCATGGCAATCTTAACCGGCTACATGCAGCGCTATACGTCCATTAAAACCATTGGCTTATGCCACAGCGTTCAGGTATGCTCAGAAACTCTATTAAAGGAGCTTGACATGGAGGATAAGCTGGAGGGTAGGACCGAGCTGATTGCAGGAATCAACCATATGGCCTGGCTCTTAAAGCTTCATGACAAGGCGGGTAATGACCTCTACCCTATGATCCGCCAGAAGGCCCTTGAGAAAAATCAGATGGAAAAGCATAAAGATATGGTCCGTTTGGAGTACATCAGCCATTTGGGCTATTATTGTACGGAATCCAGTGAACATAATGCGGAATACAATCCATTGTTTATAAAATCCGGATATCCGGATATGATCGATGAATTCCAGATCCCTCTGGATGAGTATCCCAGACGCTGCATCAAGCAGATCAACGAATGGGAAGCGGAAAAAAACTCTATATTAAATCATGGGGAGATCACCCATACCCGCTCCCGTGAATACGCCTCCTACATTATGGAAGCCATCCTGACCAACAAGCCATACAAGATCGGCGCAAGTGTATTAAACCAAGGTCTGATCCATAATCTTCCTGCCGATGCCTGTGTGGAAGTCCCCTGTCTTGTTGATGGAAGCGGGATCACCCCCTGCCATGTAGGCCGTATCCCTACCCAGCTGGCAGCCATGAATATGACCAACATCAATCCCCAGCTTCTCACCATAGAAGCAGCCCATACCAGAGACAGAAAAACCATATACCAGGCTGCCATGCTGGATCCACATACTGCTGCCGAGCTTAGTTTAAAGGATATCCGTTCCATGGTGGACGAACTCATAGAAGCCCACGGCGATTACATGAAAATGTACCGTTAA
- a CDS encoding AraC family transcriptional regulator — translation MNQSARGLTIYYCGREQCASGHFFGPAIRKHYLMHVVLGGKGLYRAGGMEYALKEGDAFLIKPQEVTYYQADKDEPWEYAWAAFAGTEAERLLSDYRQDENGYVYHFSHGEEWRTSIVQLADAFQRGGHNMDEMAGYLYLLFSRFPMQDREGGEYEKSYLSRAEGYIRHNYSYPIQIGDVANYVGIDRTYLYRLFMKYKSISPKQYLTAYRIMEAKRLLEETGLSITEAGLSCGFHDASVFCKSFLKTEGESPLQYRKKIRKEIR, via the coding sequence ATGAATCAATCGGCAAGAGGATTGACCATTTATTACTGCGGCCGTGAGCAGTGTGCATCCGGGCATTTTTTCGGACCTGCAATCCGGAAACATTATCTGATGCATGTGGTACTTGGGGGGAAAGGCCTCTACCGGGCAGGGGGCATGGAATATGCGTTAAAGGAAGGAGATGCATTTTTAATAAAGCCCCAGGAGGTTACTTATTATCAGGCGGATAAGGACGAGCCATGGGAATATGCCTGGGCGGCTTTTGCCGGCACGGAAGCAGAGCGGCTTTTATCCGATTACCGCCAGGATGAAAACGGGTATGTATACCATTTTTCTCACGGAGAGGAATGGCGTACTTCTATCGTTCAGCTGGCAGATGCCTTCCAGAGGGGGGGACACAATATGGATGAAATGGCGGGATACCTTTATCTATTGTTTTCCCGGTTTCCCATGCAGGACAGGGAAGGGGGAGAATACGAAAAAAGCTATTTGTCCCGTGCAGAGGGGTATATCCGCCATAATTACAGTTACCCCATTCAGATCGGAGATGTTGCAAACTATGTGGGCATTGACCGGACCTATTTGTACAGGCTTTTTATGAAATACAAAAGCATCTCCCCCAAGCAGTATCTGACGGCCTACCGGATCATGGAGGCAAAGCGTTTGCTGGAGGAAACAGGGCTGAGTATCACGGAAGCCGGTTTATCCTGCGGTTTTCATGATGCTTCGGTATTCTGCAAAAGTTTTCTAAAGACCGAGGGGGAATCCCCTCTCCAGTATCGGAAAAAGATACGGAAAGAGATTCGGTAA